Proteins found in one Scomber scombrus chromosome 15, fScoSco1.1, whole genome shotgun sequence genomic segment:
- the exosc2 gene encoding exosome complex component RRP4: MAADMRLPVIRKPVSLIVSTDRRDLVVPGDVITSDTGFMRGHGTYVDEEKLTASVAGEVQRVDKLICVRPLKTRFNGEVGDVVVGRITEVQQKRWKVETNSRLDSVLLLSSVNLPGGELRRRSAEDELTMREYLQEGDLISAEVQSVFSDGALSLHTRSLKYGKLGQGVLVQLSPSLIKRQKSHFHNLPCGASIILGNNGFVWLYPTPGQQEEEAGGFYTSHEPVSLSDREVISRLRNCLLALAAHKVLLFDTSVLYCYESSLQHQVKDVLKPEVMEEIVMLTQQKLLEQEG, encoded by the exons ATGGCGGCTGACATGAGATTACCTGTTATCCGAAAACCAGTATCACTAATAGTTTCTACTGACCGAAGAGATCTGGTGGTCCCCGGCGATGTGATCACTTCAGACACCGGATTCATGAG GGGTCATGGTACCTATGTTGATGAGGAGAAACTAACTGCTTCAGTCGCTGGAGAGGTCCAGAGAGTAGACAAACTAATCTGTGTCAGACCACTTAAGACCAG GTTCAATGGTGAGGTTGGTGATGTGGTGGTTGGCAGAATAACTGAG GTACAACAGAAACGGTGGAAGGTGGAGACGAACTCCCGACTGGACTCTGTCCTCTTGCTGTCTTCTGTCAATCTGCCTGGAGGAGAGCTG aggagaAGATCAGCAGAAGATGAGCTGACCATGAGAGAATACCTTCAGGAGGGCGATCTCATCAGT GCTGAAGTGCAGTCTGTCTTCTCAGATGGAGCCTTATCACTTCATACCCGCAGTTTAAAGTATGGAAAA CTGGGCCAAGGAGTGCTGGTACagctctctccttctctcatcaAAAGGCAGAAATCACATTTCCACAACCTGCCATGTGGTGCATCCATCATCCTCGGCAATAATGGCTTTGTGTGGCTGTATCCCACACCAGgacagcaagaggaggaggctgGGGGCTTCTACACCAGCCATGAG CCTGTGAGCCTGTCAGATCGAGAGGTTATTTCACGGTTGAGAAACTGCCTGCTGGCTTTGGCTGCGCACAAGGTCCTCTTGTTTGACACCAGTGTTCTTTATTGCTATGAATCTTCACTTCAGCACCAG GTCAAGGACGTTTTGAAACCagaagtgatggaggagatTGTAATGCTGACACAACAGAAGCTGTTGGAACAAGAGGGTTAA